In one Mucilaginibacter sp. PAMB04168 genomic region, the following are encoded:
- a CDS encoding IPExxxVDY family protein, producing MTKKVLKFEIDLDFVLIAINTPLKDYRVCHFINKYLNFDFKKQPELAVDIYQSTTEPAYFSIYHYQWETTETDFYFIANKGSEGLLIPEMREVDYFFMIKNFIDETDLNNILSLLNRIPEIMAAVKIEPKKIKSRENLLF from the coding sequence TTGACAAAAAAGGTTTTAAAGTTTGAGATCGATCTTGACTTCGTCCTGATAGCGATCAATACCCCCTTAAAAGACTACCGGGTTTGTCACTTTATTAACAAGTATCTGAACTTTGATTTTAAAAAACAACCCGAATTAGCGGTTGACATTTACCAAAGCACCACCGAGCCAGCCTACTTTTCGATATACCATTACCAGTGGGAAACCACCGAAACCGATTTTTATTTTATCGCCAATAAGGGCTCTGAGGGCCTTTTAATACCCGAAATGCGCGAGGTTGATTATTTTTTTATGATCAAAAACTTTATTGATGAAACCGATTTAAATAACATTTTAAGCCTGTTAAATCGTATACCGGAAATAATGGCCGCCGTAAAGATTGAACCTAAAAAGATAAAATCACGTGAAAATCTATTATTTTAG
- a CDS encoding acyl carrier protein produces MSDIASRVKAIIVEKLGVDESEVTPEASFTNDLGADSLDTVELIMEFEKEFNVAIPDDQAETIGTVGQAIAYLEKNVK; encoded by the coding sequence ATGTCTGATATCGCTTCAAGAGTAAAAGCAATCATCGTGGAAAAATTAGGTGTTGACGAAAGTGAAGTTACGCCTGAAGCTAGTTTCACCAACGATTTGGGTGCTGACTCATTAGACACCGTGGAACTGATCATGGAGTTTGAAAAAGAATTTAACGTAGCTATCCCTGACGATCAGGCTGAAACTATCGGTACTGTAGGCCAGGCTATTGCTTACCTGGAAAAAAACGTTAAATAA
- the fabF gene encoding beta-ketoacyl-ACP synthase II, which yields MEFKRVVVTGLGALTPIGNSVSEYWNGLINGVSGADLIKSFDTTHFKTKFACEVKNFDADAFLGRKDARKLDPFVQYALYSTEEAVKDAALDFDKLDTNRIGVIWGSGIGGLKTFLDEVVNFAKGDGTPRFNPFFIPKMIADIAPGHISIKYGLRGPNFTTVSACASSNNSLIDAFNYLRLGKANMFITGGSEAIINEAGIGGFNAMHALSTRNDDPATASRPFDLDRDGFVAGEGAGTIILEELEHAKARGAKIYAEMVGGGMSADAYHMTAPHPEGLGAALVMKAALEDANMTPADIDYVNVHGTSTPIGDPQEVKAITQAYGDEVYRINISSTKSMTGHLLGAAGAVEAIAAILAVKNDLVPPTINHFTDDPAFDPRINFTFNQSQKRVVRAAQSNGFGFGGHNASVIFKKYEE from the coding sequence ATGGAGTTTAAACGAGTAGTAGTAACCGGGCTTGGTGCGCTTACTCCGATTGGTAATTCGGTTTCAGAATACTGGAACGGTTTAATTAACGGGGTGAGTGGCGCTGACTTGATTAAAAGTTTTGACACCACGCACTTTAAAACAAAGTTTGCGTGCGAGGTCAAAAATTTTGATGCCGATGCTTTTCTGGGCCGCAAAGATGCCCGTAAGCTCGATCCTTTTGTGCAATACGCTTTATACTCCACCGAAGAGGCGGTTAAAGATGCAGCATTAGATTTTGATAAGCTGGATACCAATCGTATCGGTGTAATTTGGGGCTCGGGTATTGGCGGCTTAAAAACATTTTTGGATGAAGTGGTAAACTTTGCCAAAGGTGATGGTACGCCGCGCTTTAACCCTTTCTTTATTCCAAAAATGATCGCAGATATCGCCCCAGGGCATATTTCTATCAAATATGGATTAAGAGGGCCTAATTTTACAACGGTTTCGGCCTGTGCGTCATCCAACAATTCACTTATTGATGCCTTTAACTACCTTCGTTTAGGTAAAGCTAACATGTTCATTACAGGTGGTTCTGAAGCCATTATTAACGAGGCCGGCATTGGTGGTTTTAACGCCATGCATGCGCTGAGTACCCGTAATGATGATCCGGCAACAGCTTCGCGTCCGTTTGATCTGGACCGCGACGGTTTTGTAGCAGGTGAGGGTGCAGGTACGATTATCCTGGAAGAGCTGGAGCACGCCAAAGCGCGTGGTGCAAAAATTTATGCCGAAATGGTAGGCGGCGGCATGAGTGCCGATGCTTATCACATGACAGCACCGCACCCCGAAGGTTTAGGCGCTGCCCTGGTAATGAAAGCCGCACTGGAAGATGCTAACATGACCCCCGCCGATATAGATTACGTGAACGTTCATGGTACGTCCACACCTATTGGTGACCCGCAGGAAGTGAAAGCAATTACACAAGCTTATGGTGATGAGGTTTACAGGATCAACATCAGTTCAACCAAATCCATGACCGGGCATTTGCTTGGTGCTGCTGGTGCGGTTGAAGCTATTGCAGCCATTTTGGCTGTGAAAAATGATTTGGTTCCGCCAACCATCAACCACTTTACCGATGATCCGGCTTTTGATCCGCGTATTAATTTTACTTTTAACCAATCGCAAAAACGTGTAGTGAGAGCTGCACAAAGCAATGGTTTTGGGTTTGGCGGTCACAACGCTTCAGTGATATTTAAAAAATACGAAGAATAA
- the rnc gene encoding ribonuclease III gives MPISRLYKLYLSPHRKYVKTLKNLLGFVPGNLSLYRLAFRHKSVAQSIKKGVKNSNERLEFLGDAVLGSVVAEVLFKMYPYQDEGFLTELRSKIVSRNNLNQLARKLGFDQLIQYDNRMVNSTRQSSLFGDAFEALIGAVYLDKGYDFTKGFLINRIIKTHIDIHTLEQTETNFKSKLIEWCQRHGKDVMFELAENQDGESSKLFTVQVNVDGEIMGLGKEFSKKNAEKLAAEKACEALGI, from the coding sequence ATGCCTATCAGCCGGTTATATAAGCTTTACTTATCGCCTCACCGTAAATACGTAAAAACATTAAAGAATTTGCTCGGCTTCGTGCCGGGCAATTTGTCTTTATACCGGTTGGCATTTCGGCACAAATCGGTTGCGCAGTCTATTAAAAAGGGTGTTAAGAACAGTAACGAGCGGCTGGAATTTTTGGGCGATGCCGTTTTAGGCAGTGTAGTGGCCGAAGTGTTATTTAAAATGTACCCTTACCAGGATGAAGGTTTTTTAACCGAACTACGATCCAAAATTGTAAGCCGCAACAATTTAAACCAGTTGGCCCGTAAGCTGGGTTTCGATCAGCTGATACAGTATGATAACCGCATGGTAAACTCTACCCGCCAGAGCTCGCTTTTTGGTGATGCTTTTGAGGCGCTCATAGGTGCGGTGTATTTGGATAAAGGGTACGACTTTACCAAAGGTTTTCTCATCAATCGCATTATTAAAACGCATATTGATATTCATACCCTTGAGCAAACCGAAACTAATTTTAAAAGCAAGCTCATTGAATGGTGCCAGCGCCACGGCAAAGATGTGATGTTTGAATTAGCCGAAAACCAGGATGGTGAAAGCAGTAAACTATTTACCGTACAGGTAAACGTTGATGGCGAAATTATGGGCCTTGGTAAAGAATTCAGCAAGAAGAACGCCGAAAAGCTGGCGGCTGAGAAAGCTTGTGAAGCGTTAGGAATTTAG
- a CDS encoding YicC/YloC family endoribonuclease, which produces MIKSMTGYGIATHDAGGTKYTVEIKSLNSKFLELSLRIPKAFSEKEFQLRTECNKQIERGKVNLSINVEQTGSAVKAAGIDTALLKHYYEQLKAVSAELNEPAGNLMQLALGLPEVVKYTEETITEEEWKAVDSTFKQALSNFQQFRSDEGNVLQQEVTGRIQVIMDNLAQVEIEDPKRVPLIRERLNQYLADAVGSENIDQNRFEQELIYYIDKLDVTEEKVRLKTHCLYFLETLQSADANGKKLGFISQEIGREINTLGSKANDAAMQKLVVGMKEELEKIKEQLLNVL; this is translated from the coding sequence ATGATAAAATCCATGACAGGGTACGGCATTGCAACCCACGATGCGGGCGGCACCAAGTACACCGTTGAGATCAAATCCCTGAATAGCAAATTCCTGGAACTATCGTTAAGAATTCCTAAGGCTTTTTCTGAAAAAGAATTTCAATTACGCACCGAGTGCAACAAGCAAATTGAACGCGGAAAAGTAAACCTATCCATCAATGTGGAGCAAACCGGCTCGGCCGTTAAAGCTGCCGGTATTGATACTGCCCTGCTAAAACATTATTACGAACAGTTAAAAGCCGTAAGCGCCGAATTGAACGAACCGGCAGGTAACCTTATGCAACTGGCTTTGGGCTTACCCGAGGTAGTTAAATATACCGAAGAAACCATCACCGAAGAGGAGTGGAAAGCCGTAGACAGTACGTTTAAACAAGCTTTGTCAAACTTTCAGCAATTTAGGAGTGATGAGGGTAACGTATTGCAGCAGGAAGTAACCGGCCGCATTCAGGTTATTATGGACAACCTGGCACAAGTAGAAATTGAAGACCCCAAGCGCGTCCCCCTGATACGCGAGCGGCTTAACCAATACCTGGCCGATGCTGTTGGAAGCGAGAATATTGACCAGAACCGTTTCGAACAGGAACTGATATATTACATAGACAAGCTTGATGTTACCGAAGAAAAAGTGCGTTTGAAAACACATTGCCTCTATTTTTTAGAAACCCTGCAAAGCGCCGATGCCAATGGTAAAAAATTGGGCTTCATTTCTCAGGAAATTGGCCGGGAGATTAACACCTTAGGTTCAAAAGCTAATGATGCTGCCATGCAAAAGCTGGTAGTAGGCATGAAAGAGGAACTTGAAAAGATAAAAGAACAATTATTAAATGTGCTATAG
- the gmk gene encoding guanylate kinase: protein MGKLLIFSAPSGAGKTTIVHHLLSKFPELEFSISATTREARGDEEHGKDYYFISQAEFLHRIAKKQFVEFEEVYTGTFYGTLRQEIERIWKKGKTVIFDIDVEGGLHLKRKYQDQALAIFVQPPSLEVLKERLTGRGTDSPSKLQERFDKAEKELNYAPKFDVILKNYDLHTACQEAEQLVGDFLNG, encoded by the coding sequence ATGGGTAAACTGCTTATTTTCTCTGCTCCGTCGGGCGCTGGTAAAACTACTATTGTGCATCACCTGCTTTCTAAATTTCCGGAGCTAGAGTTTTCCATTTCGGCTACTACCCGCGAGGCCCGGGGTGATGAAGAACATGGTAAAGATTACTACTTTATTAGCCAGGCAGAATTTTTGCACCGTATTGCCAAAAAGCAGTTTGTGGAGTTTGAAGAGGTATATACCGGCACATTTTACGGCACCTTAAGGCAGGAGATTGAGCGGATCTGGAAAAAAGGGAAAACCGTAATATTTGATATCGATGTAGAAGGAGGCCTTCACCTTAAACGCAAATACCAGGATCAGGCCCTGGCTATATTTGTACAGCCGCCATCGCTCGAAGTACTTAAAGAACGCCTTACTGGCCGGGGTACTGATAGCCCATCCAAGTTGCAAGAGCGGTTTGATAAGGCTGAAAAAGAATTGAACTATGCGCCTAAGTTTGATGTAATCCTAAAGAATTACGATTTGCATACCGCGTGTCAGGAAGCTGAGCAATTGGTTGGTGATTTCCTGAACGGGTAA
- the nadD gene encoding nicotinate (nicotinamide) nucleotide adenylyltransferase, with amino-acid sequence MKIGLLFGSFNPIHIGHLIIANYMANYTELDKVWLVVTPQNPFKKYGGLINTYDRLEMARLATDHADNLEVSDIEIKLPQPSYTIDTLTHLKEQYPQHEFAVIMGSDNLASLPKWKNYKLILRDYKVYVYPRPGYENAELASHPSVTITMTPLMELSATFIRQSIAQKKNVQYFVPEPVLRFIESKNLYS; translated from the coding sequence ATGAAGATAGGCCTGCTTTTCGGTTCGTTTAATCCCATCCATATTGGTCATTTAATTATTGCGAATTATATGGCTAACTATACCGAACTGGATAAGGTATGGCTGGTGGTTACGCCGCAAAACCCATTCAAAAAATATGGCGGCCTCATTAACACTTATGATCGTCTTGAAATGGCCCGCCTGGCTACCGATCATGCCGATAACCTGGAAGTTAGCGATATAGAAATTAAGCTACCACAGCCATCCTACACTATTGATACGCTTACTCACCTCAAAGAACAATACCCGCAACATGAATTTGCTGTAATTATGGGTTCAGACAACCTGGCCAGCTTACCTAAGTGGAAGAATTACAAGCTCATTTTACGCGATTATAAAGTATACGTTTACCCACGCCCTGGTTACGAAAATGCAGAGCTGGCTTCGCATCCATCCGTAACCATTACCATGACGCCCCTTATGGAACTCTCGGCCACTTTTATCCGCCAATCTATTGCCCAAAAAAAGAACGTGCAGTACTTTGTGCCCGAGCCTGTGCTAAGGTTTATTGAGAGCAAAAATTTGTACAGCTGA
- a CDS encoding tRNA-(ms[2]io[6]A)-hydroxylase codes for MSEKTILKLQLPTDPRWVTNVVESNIEEILTDHAFCEQKAASNAITLIVQNPNLSDLVQEMALLVQEEMDHFKRVHDIILARGYVLGRERKDDYVGELLKFLKKGGSREEQLIDRLLFAAMIEARSCERFKVLSENINDAELATFYHELMISEATHYTTFIRLAKKYAGKVDVDSRWTAFLAYEAEVIKNYGKKETIHG; via the coding sequence GTGAGCGAGAAAACCATCCTGAAACTGCAATTGCCTACTGACCCGCGTTGGGTAACTAACGTGGTAGAAAGCAATATTGAAGAAATTTTGACTGATCATGCTTTTTGTGAGCAAAAGGCAGCCAGCAATGCCATTACCCTTATTGTGCAAAACCCAAACCTGAGCGATCTGGTGCAGGAAATGGCGCTGCTGGTGCAGGAAGAAATGGACCATTTTAAGCGTGTGCATGATATTATACTGGCGCGTGGCTATGTGCTGGGCCGCGAGCGTAAGGATGATTATGTGGGCGAATTATTAAAATTTCTGAAGAAGGGTGGCAGCCGCGAAGAACAGCTGATTGATCGACTGTTGTTTGCTGCCATGATTGAGGCACGCAGTTGTGAGCGCTTTAAAGTTTTGTCAGAGAATATTAACGACGCTGAACTGGCCACCTTTTACCATGAGCTGATGATTAGTGAGGCCACCCATTATACGACCTTTATTCGCCTGGCTAAAAAGTATGCCGGCAAAGTTGATGTAGATTCCCGCTGGACAGCCTTTTTAGCCTACGAGGCCGAAGTGATAAAAAATTACGGTAAGAAAGAAACTATACACGGGTAA
- a CDS encoding FAD-dependent monooxygenase, producing MTPVAQGPAQVLIIGAGPSGLMMAAQLLRYGIQPVIIDSRQGPTHQSKALAVQARSLEIYRQLGIIDPVIKGGRQASGLHFNYDGQAKATFAIKDTGQGFTPFPFIHIYEQSKNERALLGYLTQNSCPVYWNTSLISLQQGTGVVSVTLDNQEQQYKLICNWLIGADGAHSTVRHQLQIPFTGDTYPSQFYLADLVLDSDEDFMNLFLTQKGFAGFFPMPQKNAYRVVGNISNDLLNKADLTFEDVLPNLNEKVRKPLNINECTWFTTYRLHHRMAEKFNLGRCFLIGDAAHIHSPVGGQGMNTGLQDAYNLAWKLAGIINKRLKAEVLNTYATERMPVARNLLKTTDRAFKMVMSRNLMAGLFKKFILPLVLKRAWLNQKSRFEFFKRISQTDISYQHSSLSLHLSQLKTIKAGDRLPYLKLYDEKKQQETDLHAWCSKPGFTLITMGPLQELYVFSLAKWITQNYNGWLNFFHLPPSVKNQQVFDAFEIRTGQSKAIIIRPDMHIGLVNDVVDLEMMKNYLENVAGCLPDERII from the coding sequence ATGACGCCTGTTGCACAGGGCCCCGCCCAAGTACTCATCATAGGTGCCGGCCCTTCCGGATTAATGATGGCCGCTCAGCTGCTTCGCTATGGCATACAACCGGTTATTATTGACAGTCGTCAGGGTCCCACGCATCAATCAAAGGCATTGGCTGTACAGGCCCGCTCGTTAGAGATTTACCGACAGTTGGGTATTATTGACCCGGTTATTAAAGGCGGCAGGCAGGCGTCGGGCTTACATTTTAATTATGATGGGCAAGCTAAAGCTACCTTCGCTATAAAAGATACAGGTCAAGGCTTTACCCCGTTCCCATTTATTCATATTTATGAACAAAGTAAAAATGAACGCGCGTTGCTTGGCTATCTCACGCAAAACAGTTGCCCGGTTTACTGGAACACCAGCTTAATTTCGCTGCAACAAGGAACGGGCGTAGTTAGCGTAACGCTTGACAACCAGGAACAGCAATATAAGTTGATTTGCAACTGGCTGATTGGTGCTGATGGCGCACACAGTACCGTTAGGCACCAATTACAAATCCCTTTTACCGGCGATACCTATCCCAGCCAGTTCTACCTGGCCGATTTGGTGCTGGATAGTGATGAGGATTTTATGAACCTATTTTTAACACAAAAAGGGTTTGCCGGCTTTTTCCCCATGCCACAAAAAAACGCCTACCGCGTAGTAGGTAATATAAGCAATGATCTATTGAACAAAGCAGACCTGACGTTTGAAGACGTATTGCCTAATTTGAATGAGAAAGTGCGCAAGCCATTAAACATCAACGAATGTACTTGGTTTACCACCTACCGTTTACACCATCGCATGGCCGAAAAATTTAACTTGGGCCGTTGTTTTTTAATTGGCGATGCCGCCCACATACATTCGCCGGTGGGTGGACAGGGTATGAATACCGGTTTGCAGGATGCCTACAACCTGGCATGGAAACTTGCAGGCATTATAAACAAGCGGCTAAAAGCTGAAGTGTTAAACACTTACGCAACTGAGCGCATGCCGGTAGCCCGCAACTTGCTCAAAACTACCGACAGGGCTTTTAAAATGGTAATGTCGCGCAATTTGATGGCGGGCCTGTTCAAGAAATTTATATTACCGCTTGTATTAAAGCGGGCCTGGCTGAATCAAAAGAGCCGGTTCGAGTTTTTTAAGCGTATTTCTCAAACCGATATCAGTTACCAGCACAGTAGCTTAAGCCTACACCTGAGCCAGTTAAAAACTATTAAAGCCGGCGACCGCCTACCTTATTTAAAGCTGTATGACGAAAAAAAGCAGCAGGAGACCGATCTGCATGCCTGGTGCAGTAAGCCGGGCTTTACGTTGATAACCATGGGGCCATTACAGGAACTTTATGTATTTAGCCTGGCCAAGTGGATTACACAGAACTACAACGGCTGGCTTAACTTCTTTCATCTTCCGCCTTCGGTAAAAAACCAGCAGGTGTTCGATGCTTTTGAGATTCGTACCGGGCAAAGCAAAGCAATAATTATACGCCCAGATATGCACATAGGGCTTGTTAACGATGTAGTTGATTTGGAAATGATGAAGAATTACCTGGAAAACGTAGCAGGGTGCCTCCCAGATGAGCGTATTATTTAA
- a CDS encoding SAM-dependent methyltransferase has translation MPAGTLYLIPVPLADDAAAQSFTPYLVHTINQISDYIVENEKTARKFLKLAGLTIPQSQLVVHDYGKHQRNNDLKDFFTGLLAGKDAGLMSEAGCPGIADPGADIVAEAHRRGIKVVPLVGPSSILLALMASGFNGQSFTFHGYLPIDKVQRSKRIKDLENQVERLSQTQLFIETPFRNNPLLDEILKTCKPSTRLCIACNLTAPNEFVKTQTVAQWKKQQPDLHKKPTIFLLYKS, from the coding sequence ATGCCTGCCGGAACACTTTACTTAATCCCGGTTCCGCTTGCTGATGATGCCGCGGCCCAATCCTTTACGCCCTATTTGGTACATACTATTAACCAGATAAGCGATTATATTGTTGAGAACGAAAAAACTGCCCGCAAATTTTTAAAGTTGGCCGGTTTAACTATACCTCAAAGTCAGCTTGTTGTACATGATTATGGCAAGCACCAGCGTAACAATGACCTGAAAGACTTTTTCACCGGCCTGCTTGCCGGTAAAGACGCCGGTTTAATGAGCGAAGCCGGCTGCCCCGGCATTGCCGATCCAGGTGCTGATATTGTGGCCGAAGCACACCGCAGAGGCATCAAAGTGGTACCGCTGGTGGGGCCAAGTTCTATATTGCTGGCCCTAATGGCGTCGGGCTTTAATGGGCAAAGCTTTACGTTTCATGGCTATCTGCCTATTGATAAAGTGCAACGCAGTAAACGTATTAAGGATCTGGAAAATCAGGTGGAGCGTTTGAGTCAAACACAGCTGTTTATTGAAACGCCTTTTCGCAATAACCCGTTGTTAGACGAGATACTCAAAACCTGTAAGCCCTCTACCCGCTTGTGCATTGCCTGTAACCTTACTGCCCCCAATGAGTTTGTGAAAACACAAACCGTTGCCCAATGGAAAAAACAACAACCTGATTTACATAAAAAGCCAACTATATTTTTGCTGTATAAATCGTAA
- a CDS encoding aminotransferase class I/II-fold pyridoxal phosphate-dependent enzyme — protein MSVSVLAQTLKGSEIIKIGNEINELKRQGQNIANLTIGDFDPNIYPIPDELREGIIEAYQDNQTNYPPADGILELRKQVSAFLAKHHNIQVTPNEVLISSGSRPLIYSTFLALVDAGDKVIYPAPSWNNNHYCHITGAQEIAVITHPENNFLPKAADIAPHIKGATLLCLCSPQNPTGTMFEKADLEEICDLVIAENATRQPGEKPLYIMYDQIYAMLTFGKKHYDPVTLRPKLKDYVVYIDGISKCLAATGVRVGWGFGPENIIGKMRSIVGHMGAWAPKAEQVATAQFIQQDEQLQNYLSNFSGRIQECLNTLYQGFQQLKSEGFAVDAIEPMGAIYLTIKADYIGKSTPEGDVLKSSADINFYLIKAAKVALVPFSAFGADDDVTWFRASVGTSTLEDIQGMIPRIREALSQLK, from the coding sequence ATGAGCGTATCGGTATTAGCGCAAACCCTTAAGGGTTCTGAAATTATAAAAATTGGAAACGAGATAAACGAATTGAAACGCCAGGGGCAAAATATTGCCAATCTAACCATCGGCGATTTTGACCCGAACATATATCCCATACCCGATGAACTGCGTGAGGGTATTATTGAGGCTTACCAGGACAACCAAACCAATTACCCACCTGCCGATGGCATATTGGAGTTACGTAAACAGGTGTCGGCATTTTTAGCCAAGCATCATAACATACAGGTTACGCCTAATGAGGTATTGATATCCAGCGGTTCACGCCCGTTAATTTACTCCACCTTTTTGGCTTTGGTTGATGCTGGCGACAAAGTAATTTACCCTGCACCATCATGGAACAACAACCACTATTGCCATATTACCGGTGCGCAGGAAATTGCAGTTATTACACATCCCGAAAATAACTTTTTACCTAAAGCTGCCGATATTGCGCCACATATTAAAGGTGCCACGCTACTTTGCCTTTGCTCGCCGCAGAACCCTACCGGCACCATGTTCGAAAAAGCAGACTTAGAAGAGATTTGCGACCTGGTAATTGCCGAAAATGCCACCCGCCAGCCAGGCGAAAAGCCTTTGTACATTATGTACGACCAAATTTACGCTATGCTTACCTTTGGCAAAAAGCATTACGATCCGGTTACGTTACGCCCCAAGCTAAAAGACTACGTAGTATATATTGATGGCATTTCGAAATGCCTGGCAGCTACCGGCGTACGTGTGGGCTGGGGCTTCGGTCCCGAAAACATTATTGGCAAAATGCGCTCAATTGTAGGCCACATGGGTGCCTGGGCGCCAAAAGCCGAGCAGGTGGCAACAGCCCAGTTTATACAGCAGGATGAGCAGCTGCAGAATTACTTAAGTAATTTTAGCGGCCGCATACAGGAATGCCTTAATACTTTATACCAGGGCTTTCAACAATTAAAAAGTGAAGGTTTTGCAGTTGACGCGATTGAACCCATGGGTGCGATTTACCTAACTATTAAGGCAGACTACATTGGTAAAAGCACGCCCGAAGGCGATGTGTTAAAATCATCGGCCGATATTAACTTCTATCTGATCAAAGCCGCTAAAGTTGCATTGGTACCGTTTTCTGCCTTTGGCGCTGATGATGATGTTACGTGGTTCCGCGCGTCGGTTGGTACTTCTACGTTAGAAGATATTCAAGGCATGATCCCACGCATCCGTGAGGCACTGAGCCAGTTAAAGTAA
- a CDS encoding acyl-CoA desaturase, translating to MIIIIFFVAHWFLSLFFQTFYLHRYAAHKMFTTPKVTERIFHTLTFICQGSSFLNPRAYAIMHREHHAYSDTEKDPHSPHFFTDVFQMMYKTAISFRIYEKRIREPEAQFKGNYPEWRFLDYYGSHTVTRILFGLLYVAFYTAFATAWWMWLLLPLHFIMGPLHGAIVNWCGHKYGYSNFDNGDKSKNTTPFDFLMLGELFQNNHHKRPNSPNFGARWFEIDPVYPVMKVMHYMRIIRLRKPAIA from the coding sequence GTGATTATTATTATTTTTTTTGTTGCCCACTGGTTTTTATCTCTATTTTTTCAAACCTTTTATTTACACCGGTACGCCGCTCATAAGATGTTTACCACGCCTAAGGTAACCGAGCGTATCTTTCATACCCTAACGTTTATTTGCCAAGGGTCATCGTTCCTTAACCCCCGTGCGTATGCTATTATGCACCGCGAGCATCACGCTTACAGCGACACGGAGAAAGACCCGCATTCGCCGCATTTTTTTACCGATGTATTTCAGATGATGTATAAAACCGCCATCAGTTTCCGCATTTATGAGAAAAGAATTCGTGAACCTGAGGCTCAGTTTAAAGGCAATTACCCCGAGTGGCGCTTTTTAGATTATTACGGCTCCCATACGGTTACCCGCATTTTGTTTGGTTTGCTGTATGTGGCTTTCTACACTGCTTTTGCTACGGCTTGGTGGATGTGGCTTTTATTGCCCCTACATTTTATTATGGGCCCGTTACACGGCGCAATTGTAAACTGGTGCGGTCACAAGTATGGCTACTCTAACTTTGATAATGGCGACAAGTCAAAAAACACTACGCCATTTGATTTTTTGATGCTGGGCGAGCTTTTTCAGAACAATCACCACAAACGCCCTAACAGCCCTAACTTTGGCGCCCGCTGGTTTGAAATTGACCCAGTGTACCCAGTGATGAAAGTAATGCACTATATGCGCATTATTCGCCTCCGCAAACCGGCAATTGCTTAG